One Osmerus eperlanus chromosome 16, fOsmEpe2.1, whole genome shotgun sequence DNA segment encodes these proteins:
- the si:rp71-1g18.1 gene encoding zinc finger protein 551 gives MTTSDVNFQSQIASVLDALVKVAVVELTKLFDGHYSVSRNTVLTDGHTEQNDTLDYFKGPPNKTFQSIAVQVDGGTLYFEQPFTDQCCSLEGCGDSLRKGRKGEDTLLVETNECTDLGSFVLREDEMCMSSSSRNPESSTKELYANGPANNCHSAVPRTLAKQKQRSNKTKGKNGSNSQNKTKLFLQKEKTQAPAQEPKCTEPAQVKPQEASVSTAQETPVSTDGTVAHLRVSLWDRLASVKDMVNEHKKQTSQDQKLLQPCSVQLVNLSLVEHGGKMTGIVGGGAQGKTGFQTPKDLRTHQSIHTGRRLCCFTKCGNGIWRLQRVVSQSQSHCCKICGKRFKRRKVLRRHERFHTGEKPYKCPRCHKAFALRKSLRRHQRFHTGEKPHICPQCGKSFRLRENLKAHLRFHTGERPFTCSICAKSFRISRNLTEHQLSHL, from the exons ATGACGACCTCTGACGTTAACTTTCAATCTCAAATCGCATCTGTTTTAGACGCACTGGTCAAAGTGGCCGTAGTCGAATTGACGAAACTCTTCGACGGTCACTACTCAGTCTCCAGGAACACGGTGCTTACTGATGGTCACACGGAACAAAATGATACACTGGACTACTTCAAAGGGCCACctaacaaaacatttcaaagtATTGCAGTGCAAGTGGACGGAGGAACCCTGTATTTCGAGCAACCTTTCACAG ATCAGTGTTGCTCCTTAGAGGGGTGtggtgatagtttgagaaagggcaggaagggggaggacaCCCTGCTGGTGGAAACTAATGAGTGTACTGACCTTGGGAGCTTTGTTCTCAGAGAG GATGAGATGTGTATGAGCAGTTCATCCAGAAACCCTGAATCATCCACCAAAGAACTATATGCAAATG GCCCTGCAAATAACTGCCACTCCGCTGTACCAAGGACTCTAGCTAAACAGAAACAACGTTCTAATAAGACAAAAGGAAAGAATGGAAGCAATTCTCAGAACAAGACTAAGCTCTTCCTCCAGAAAGAGAAGACACAAGCTCCAGCTCAAGAGCCTAAGTGTACAGAGCCTGCCCAGGTGAAGCCCCAGGAGGCCAGTGTCAGCACAGCCCAGGAGACCCCTGTCTCCACAGATGGGACTGTGGCTCATTTGAGGGTAAGCCTATGGGACCGCCTGGCCAGTGTGAAAGACATGGTGAATGAGCATAAGAAGCAGACTTCTCAGGACCAGAAACTACTTCAGCCCTGCTCAGTTCAGCTGGTCAACCTGTCTTTGGTTGAGCATGGGGGAAAGATGACCGGCATTGTTGGTGGTGGTGCTCAAGGAAAGACGGGTTTCCAAACACCCAAGGACCTCCGCACCCATCAGAGTATCCACACCGGGCGACGTCTTTGCTGCTTCACCAAGTGTGGCAACGGCATCTGGCGGCTGCAGAGGGTGGTCAGCCAGAGCCAGTCACACTGTTGCAAGATATGCGGGAAGAGGTTTAAGCGCAGGAAGGTCCTCCGAAGACATGAACGCTTTCACACTGGGGAGAAGCCCTATAAGTGCCCCAGGTGTCACAAGGCCTTTGCCTTACGTAAAAGTCTACGCAGGCACCAGAGGTTTCATACCGGGGAGAAACCCCACATTTGCCCTCAGTGTGGGAAAAGTTTCCGGCTTCGAGAGAATCTAAAGGCTCACCTGCGTTTCCACACCGGCGAGAGGCCATTTACCTGCTCCATCTGCGCCAAGAGCTTCAGAATCTCCCGCAACCTCACAGAACACCAGCTCAGTCACTTATGA
- the LOC134036916 gene encoding nuclear factor 7, ovary-like, with translation MADNSQLAVMLTCSVCQDIFRDPRQLPCGHSFCMACLESLIDFTSDVPFRCPDCRTYFGSVIGVQKSYALACISEQHRENNKAKQKKSVFCDCCPEKMEPAIKSCLKCEVSLCKEHLQPHLECQAFLGHTLVPPLGNLSSRRCLEHKGQVLKYYCSVSKTYVCNICALERNQRNLAEESSTVLEGKLTDLMNQQYNSVKQTVENCKESVIKIKEEIRQELTTHSKDLWINLVTVLLLGLWFISVYYAHSLSVDNQILQDKLQKQQSQLHDMYRMFAEKSLNSPSHGQRNGDNVGDFHVLSLNIDSASAYLKVSPDLQSVERVKTKLPHSSHPARFEKVPQVLSSQCVSSGRHVWVVEAEGYWDIAVSYTSIQRKRKGKDGAAFGVNAKSWSLMRNDIGQLFAYHNNSKKILNKTLNHNKVAVVVDFGKDIISFLEVGATNNQLHEFKAQLTEPVCLGIGLYRVDPHSRVSIITA, from the exons ATGGCAGACAACTCCCAGCTGGCGGTCATGTTAACATGCTCGGTGTGCCAGGACATATTCAGGGACCCTCGCCAGTTGCCCTGTGGGCACAGCTTTTGCATGGCGTGTCTGGAAAGTTTGATTGACTTTACATCAGATGTGCCCTTCCGATGTCCAGACTGCAGGACCTACTTTGGGTCCGTCATAGGTGTTCAGAAGAGCTATGCACTAGCTTGCATTTCAGAGCAGCACAGAGAGAATAATAAG GCCAAGCAGAAGAAGAGTGTATTCTGTGACTGTTGCCCTGAGAAGATGGAGCCAGCAATAAAGTCATGTCTGAAGTGTGAGGTCTCGCTATGTAAGGAGCATCTCCAGCCTCACCTGGAGTGCCAGGCTTTCCTGGGCCACACTTTGGTCCCTCCTCTGGGGAACCTGAGTAGCAGAAGGTGTCTGGAGCACAAAGGCCAGGTTCTCAAGTACTACTGCTCTGTGTCCAAAACCTATGTCTGCAACATCTGTGCCTTGGAAAGGAACCAGAGAAACCTGGCTGAGGAAAGCTCCACTGTTCTGGAGGGAAAACTTACG GACCTTATGAACCAACAATATAACAGTGTGAAGCAAACAGTGGAGAACTGCAAGGAATCTGTTataaagattaaagaagaaatcCGACAAGAG CTAACAACACACTCTAAAGACTTGTGGATCAACCTTGTCACTGTGCTGTTGCTGGGTCTCTGGTTCATCTCTGTATACTATG CACACAGCTTATCTGTGGACAATCAGATCCTCCAAGACAAATTGCAAAAGCAGCAGTCTCAGTTACATGACATGTACCGCATGTTTGCAG AAAAGTCTTTGAACAGTCCATCACACGGCCAAAGGAACGGTGACAACGTAGGCGACTTTC ATGTTCTAAGTCTGAACATTGACTCGGCCAGTGCTTATCTCAAAGTGTCACCGGACCTCCAGTCAGTAGAGAGAGTGAAGACCAAACTGCCCCATTCCAGCCACCCGGCTCGCTTTGAAAAAGTCCCCCAGGTGCTCTCCAGCCAGTGTGTCTCCTCAGGGAGGCACGTGTGGGTGGTGGAGGCGGAGGGCTACTGGGATATCGCCGTGTCCTACACTAGCATCCAGCGCAAGAGGAAAGGGAAAGATGGCGCAGCCTTTGGCGTTAACGCGAAATCCTGGAGCCTTATGCGAAATGACATTGGCCAGCTGTTTGCTTACCACAACAACAGTAAAAAGATCCTCAACAAAACCTTGAATCACAACAAAGTGGCAGTTGTGGTGGACTTTGGGAAGGACATCATCTCTTTCTTGGAAGTGGGTGCCACAAACAACCAGCTGCATGAGTTCAAAGCTCAGCTGACCGAGCCCGTGTGTCTGGGTATCGGCCTGTACCGTGTAGACCCTCACAGCAGAGTCTCCATCATTACTGCTTAA